ATTtccgattttttttttgatgtaaCTGACCATTAATAAGTCATCACATTCTGTTACTGATCCTCCTGTGcgctttaaaatgtatttcagtggTAGAGTCAGCTAAATATTACCTCCAGAGCCACACTGAATTGTATTACAGCTTTGCAATTTTGAAATAATCCATAAAACTTGAGAAAAAGAGACTGGACTTTAAGCCCACTAACAGAGTTTCAATCTTTTAATCGGCATTTTGTAGCAATGCCATTAAATACCAGAGTCCCACTTACCTGACTACTGAGAAAAGTCGTAacttatttcagttaaaagacAACTTGGCCCCAGTCAAAAGATTTTGGCAGTCTTAATTGAAACATCACCATGCCTTTGCTACAATTTAACCTCACCAACATGAAGGAGACAGTTCAGAAAACTGTAAAAGCTACCTTCATCACAACAATTAATAGAAAGCAAGGCTTATAAAGCTCAAAATTGGCATgaaacagacaaacagaaaatgatgaCCTAAGGTGGATCACAGAAAATGATGATCTATGGTGGGCACAAGTATATGTTGTACCTTGTATCATCTTTAACTGTTCCCCAGTCGCGAGCTCCACCTTCCCCCTTTTTGTCATCTGCTTTCATTCCCCTAGAGAAAGAAACAGGGTTCTGCAAGtttaagagctttttttcattatgacCTCAAACTAAAACTATTATTGACTTTTTGCCAGCCAACTTGGATATAGAAGAAGGGAACAGAATACTTAAGAGACACTACTGCAGTGCTGACTATTGTTTACTTGTACACCAAGTAAGAAGCAGCACACAGAACACTTACATTTTATCATTCCCACTTTGTCTTTCAAATTCCCGTTTTCCTCTTTGGTCAAAGCCATCGAAACTTCTATTTATTCCACCACCTCTTCCTCTACCTCGCATTCCACCTCTTACTCCGCCACGACCTCTTATTCGCCTTTCACGGTCTAGTCTTTCAATTGGTCTAAAAAGAAGATTTCTAGTCAGATTTTTGTTCCTACAGAACagttaaaaaggagaaaaaaattcatatggTTGTATTTGTGCAGCTGTGAGACATCAGTATATGAGAGCTACTGTACAATTTTTAGAGTGCATCTTCACACAGCACACAGTACAGTTGTATTagttttgtcattaaaaatggACGTAAACTGAACTCGGGGAATTATTACAAATAACAGGAATAGAAAGTTCAGCTGTTTATTGATAACACTGAAAAgatcagagaaattaaataaaacattatagAACTGTCAAATCTTCAGCAACTTTATCAGGCAATAGCTCCACTGTCTAAACCTAGATTTATATGCAACTGCTAAAAATTTCAGGGAACTTGTTAAATACTGACTATTGTGATGTAAAGTAAGAACAGCCACGCTCTTAAGTGTTAAAGGTTTAGGTGGAATTTTCTAGTACttataaagaaagcaaaattaatacACATTCAATGTCCAAGCAGTAGATAGCATgacaaaagtttattttcagtttgaacaGTAAAATTCGTTCAACTGGGAACCTGCACCACATGTTCTGCAAAGCTTGGTACGTGAGCTCAGAAATGAACATTTATGTTGCAGACTGGGAGTTATATTTTCACATCTTTACACTTTTCAGTTTCGCCttatatttctaatatttaaCAAAACCGCTCCAAATCAATCTGCGAGGAAGCTGAAATTACAGATCTGATGGGCATGAACTAAGTCATCTTGCAACAAATCTACACACTAATAACGCAACCATGCCTTCAAGTCACATCTGGCTACTAGATCTGTTTTACGAAGGTTAAGTCTTTCCCTTCCCACACCCCTGTGCAGGTTCTCTGTGAGGCACCTTACTTCTGCCTGTATGATACATACTTTTCCACTGTGAATTCCACTTGTATTCCTGTTGCATAGGAACGGCATTCCCTGAAAGATGGTCTCCATTCAGTTTTGTCTTGTTTCACCTCTGCTCCTTTGTTATTCAATCCTTGCTGTTCTCCCCACTTAGGTGCTCGCTTCTGGCctacacaaacatacacatacAGATTACTAACAGTTTAACAATAACTGAAGTGCAGTTACCAAATAACTGACTGAAATGAGTTGATTATGCCTTACAGTCTTCTGCTTTACCCTCTCCAATTCTAAGTCCACCAGAATATTAAATGCACTTACAGTTAATGTTGCCAGACACTGTCCGCTTTAAAGACATCTACTTACTTTCCCTTCTGTATCGATGAACCTGCCTCAGCCAAAAATACTACAGGTGTTGACACAGCTCAGACATTTCCAGAAAAGACAggctaaagaaaaatgtcattttgctCACATTAAGTCACAGAAATGGAGAACAAAAACTGTTTCTCTCATGTTCTCTCAGTGTACTACAGAACAAGGCAGAGAAGCTTCAATGGAAGACATGAATTGCAAAATGGCTGCAGGAGCAATGAAGGTGCAGGAAAGAGGAGGACCATTAGAGACAGGTGTTAGTTGATGATCATGAGACAACACACCTCCTGCCAGATGAGCTGAATTTAGAAGTCTGAGCCTGCACCTCTACTTTAAGCTCACGGCTGTGGTATCTAACAATGAAAAGAGGGTCACCTCCTTCTGTTACTGTTCTATGGGGGAGAGAACCATTCATCAACACTACAAGTCACTGCGTTTAAGTGGCAGAAACCCAAGCAGTAAGTACAAAGGCTCCAACATCACTAATTGATTCTAGAATGTCAACATATTCCAggataaaatgtatttaagctttttggggttttgttcgGCCATTGTCAGGGTTAAGGAGGAGCAAGTTGGGCAGGGTGAACGCAGAGAAATTGTGTATtataaaagagaataaattgAGGTTATTCACTCAACCCATATACATCTAGCATAAGATTAGAGTTCATTATGTGCTTCCTTCCCCATTCTCCCAAATTCTGTGCTCTATTTAGTACAAAGTTCTCCAGAAGCAAGCAAGCCTTTTGTCTGCTAGGCTCCTATACTCACACTATTGGCTGAAAAAGGTGTTGGTTTAAGTCAAGCAAGCAAGAAACTACAGAAACACTGCTCTCAGACCAACAAAACCGAGCTATTCTTTTCACAAGAAGTACCTGTGCAATGCTGAGCAAGTTACTGAACTCAGGTTAGTGGACAAGTAACAGTCCTGGCCTCTGTTGCTAGcacataaagagaaaaaagcctATTCTATGTCACAATACTAAGATACAAATTAATTCATAGCTCCATAGAAATGTCCGTATAAGAAGATCTCTGATCAAAGCTTGGGTGGCAAGCATGAAGTCTGTAACAtcatctttaaaaaggaaacttcaAAGAACTATCCACTCGGTGAATAAGGTAGAAGAGTGGTAAATAAAGCTTTTTGTTATGCAGTAAGGACAGTCGTATCTGTACAAAGAAGATAGTTTTGTATGTGCTGCAGGAGCAACCCTAGCCttagttttctttaaactaCAAACCACTTGACATAATATATTCCAGTAATTCTCTCTTTTCAAGGTTTAGAGTTGCTCGATCCTTAGAGCAGCAAGCATATTTGCATCCCAAAAATTACAATGTAATCTCTGGATAAAGGACAACTTTTGAAATCAGTTTCTGAGTAAGCTTTTCAAATGAGGatgctttaataaaaagcaCAATTATAAAGAATACAGAACTGTACATGCTATTGGGAAACATGTCTCCTCTATGCACATCTCAACTACACCACCAACTATACAAGTGTTAATTCCAAATTGGAATCTTGCTGTGGAAAAAGTGACTACTCATTTCTGACCtcatttttacttattttgttTGGATCTGAATGTGCAACTGCAATACAAgagtgcatttttatttatttttgagccTCTCACTGGCCATCAGAAACAACAGTTATTCTGAACAGATTAACTTGACAAGAATGCAGTAGTCAGAGACCACCTTCCCTATGTACTTAGTATTAACCTCAATTTCACCTTCAGATTCAAAGAGATCCTTAGAACTAGTAAAGCAAtgccaaaaaaatgaaatgcaaaagtcattttaaaaagatggtCTCTGGTTTTGTTATCTAGTACCACTTAAAAGTACTTCAAAACAAGTCTTGCCAGAAATGCCAGTGTATTACATGTCACTAGCACTGATCGTGCTAGACAAAGGAGTCAGCTCTACTCTGATTTCAGTGCAAGGCTATTTCACTTTGATTCTAACAGGTGGCTATAATTACTGcaaatggattttaaatacTAGAAAGATTGCAGCACTTATTACctgtataaaaacatttttaactggTTTGACAGACATGCAGCAGTGGATTAAAATGCTATGCAGCAACTACACCTCTCTAATAAGCCGAGTCACCCTCACGGCAGAAACTTGTGAATCAGTTCAAATACCAGCACAACTTTCAGCTCTGCATATAAGGGCAAACTAAACAGGAGCTTGGCAACAGTGACAGCGTAAGCTATCCAATTTTAATCCCTGCCACATGTCTGACCCAATGCagactcatttttatttacGGAGCTGAAGGGCCACCTAccctttgggggaaaaaaaaaaaacaaaacacaacacccccccccccccccccaacaaaacaaaacatgagcAATCTTGTGTAGCGCTGCCATCATAGCTTTCACTTAAACAGAACTGGGCTACACTTTGAATGCTCATTAACTACCTCTCCAAGTACACCCCATTTTTGTCTGCCTGTTTGCATATATACACTGCTATGCAGGTTTtcttcaaaagcacaaaaaaagctCTGGAGTTTTGTGGATCATCTACCTGAGGTCTTACAAACATCATGCTGAAAACTGAAGATGGCTCTTTCCCAGTTACAGAGTTTAGCCTCTCTAAGGTCGTTTTCCTGTGCCTTACAGTTACATCTGCAACCTGTATTCAGCTGAAGACATTGCCCACTGCTCCCCACCTCACCACCACTTCCCCAGGATGTTACCGCAGCAGCCCTGTCTGTCGGCTGAGTTGCCTGTCACTTTCTAAACTgaggaataagaaaagaaatctgatgcTTAAACTGTTTCAACAGACCcagcttttttttcagaagaagcagCCGAGCTATTATTAGAGAGAAAGACATCTGTAAATACTAAAATTACCAGGTACTAGAACTAGAcattgctaaagaaaaaaagcccagttTTACGAGCTGTTGTTAAAACTCTAAATCATACAAAGCTAACATACTTAAGTAGTTTTCACCTTCCCCACAATAATACTTTACTATCAgtattggttttgtttataCTACAGCATTTAGATAGGAAGACTTTctagaaaagtgtttttaataagCGTGTATCACAGAACTCACAACTGGGAAagcagaagttgtttttttaagaccTGCATTGCCTGGTTTCCCAGACGCTGGATATCTATGAATTAACAGACAGATTTAAAACGACACAGCAAAATCTAGCTGCCTTTGCAGTGTGGTTGTCTAGCTCTCACCAAGTTTCTCTAACCATATCATCTGTCCTCAAACAAGTGGGACTTTTGCTTGGGAGTAGATAGTTTGCTAGGTTTTGTGGGCTCTTCACTGGCCCCCACTGAGACAGCGTGctctcaccttttttttaatttttagttttaaggggaaaaaaggtttttgtgCAGCAAACCTTGACTTCAGACAAACACCACAAGGAGCCCAGCTTGCAACTGCTATCAGTGACTACAAGCTAGAGCAGAAATCTTGCTGTCTCCCCCATTCCCTTATGTAAGGGGCATGGCAGGTGAGGGTGGCAGCTAGCATGCAATTCATGGGCTGAGGGAGGTTACTGCTGCAAAGAGCACTGAAACCTTGTATTCTGACCTAAAATCCAGCTGACAATGCTGCATAATAGTGTTTTATGAACTCTCACAAGCCTGAGACCAGCTCATCCCACCAAAATAGGCGACACTCAAACCCAGTAAGACAATTCCATCAATACTCCATTTCCACAAACGCAGACTGGGATGAAGAAGAGCCAACGAAGAGTTATTTCTATTTTGCCCGAGTAGCATGCATGGGAACAGAGCAAAGGCAAACAGAGTGTAGTTTTGATTCAGTTAGGATGAACATTGGAGCAACCATAGTAGCCAGATGAAAGACCTGTGTATCTTATAGCAtgtatttgaagaaagaaaaaagcaacaacaaaatactTTCCACCTGGTAATCTACCCTTAGAGGTTTTCTGAATCAAAGACTATAAGCATTGATTTATGGAGGACAGAACCACAGATAGGCTGCCATGTCTTTACCCAGACTGCTGTCTGAATAGATACATGCTTTGATGTATCAATGTCACCCTACAGCAAGAAGGGCCACCAGTCAATTCTAgtctctgcagaaaaagcattctttctccttatttcacaaaatctgtctgaaattatattcctttatttctgtaaaataagaaCAATAAATATTCTTTGCCTTCTCCAAGTCTCACCTGCAGTTCTATACACACTCCTTTTATATCCTCAGACACCTCctctcaaaacaaaaaccttaatttaaaatttatccCAACACATAAATCATTCCGTAAGTTTCATCATGCATGTCACTCTAGTGTGCTTTTTCTAGTTCTAACATCTTTGAGGTGACCAAAAGCGCAGACACACTTCAAGATGTGCGAAGGTGAGATTCCTTCAAAGGCATAACaattcctttcctgttttccttgctACTGCTACCTCAGTAATTCCCAACACTGCTTCTCTCCTAGATGGCAAAAGGAAATAGATCTGCTGTTCTACTCTTAAAAGTCCTAATGACTCCAAGCTCTCTTTCCTAAACTACAATAGTTTGAATCAGAAAAATCTTGCATGTTGCAGTATAGCTTGCAACACTGCCCCCCACCTCGATCCATATTCTCCCATATGTATTACTTTACACTTACTGATAGTGGATATCCACTGTCATTTTATAGCTCATTTACAATATGTAATTTGTGTCATTGCCCTGCAACTCTTCTTCTACTGGGCTAAATAACCTTGTACCAGCAAACGTCAGTTATTTATCCCTCTCACAGCTCTTTTAGCACAGACTTCCCACCCAcctacacacacaaaatgaaaaatttaaactgtgcttaaaatttttcatttcagacaaGTTTCAACTGCCTTGCAGATGTTAAACAAAGCTAACAGCAGCACAATCACTGGTCCTAAATTCAAATCTCTCTTTCCACTTATTCCAAGAGAcccttctttcctctgctttcagcttaacagctcatttttaaatgaaaaaaatctgagcctCAGGAAACAATTTAATGGGAGTCCAGAGGAGATGAAGTAAGTACAAAAACCAAAGAGGAATACTGGAATGAGTGCAAGTGGAGAAACTGTGCTGTAATTCAAGGATCTCTGTCACTAATTATGGCTGCATGCAAAGACACTACTTCATTACCATCTCAGTAACACAATAATACCTATACATGGACAACTGATCTTCCTTTACAATAAAGCTGCATAACTGGAAATAGTAAAAGACAGTTCACACTCTCAGGAACTTATTTTGCTATATTTCAGAATATAGCAAATTTAAGACCGCACAAACAATcttatttcttcccctttgcaTGTCTGTGTCCATGTGATTTTAATTCCAAACTGCAAGCAATTAATTTTGTGAACTAAAGCATGGCTAATTACACAATTTGCAGAATAATACCACAGtatcccaaaatacaaaaaaaggctTCAGCTATTGCATGCAACACACCAAAGAAAGACACATGGAGTTAGATTCTATTTCGtggtattttgttttcatgcgTGCCAGTACTCAATTACAGAATTGCTTACTGCAGCTTTCCTCTGGACCATCCTTATGACTATGCAGCTGAAAGAAtgatattgaaataaattatttaaaaataagaaaattgcAGTCAGTATAAGATAAAATTCCCCAGAAACATTCCATGCCATATTAACTTAAAACCGTAGCTAAAAGCTCAAACACATAGAATTCAGGAACTACATCTAAATGTTACACGAGTCATCAAATGtacatgaaagaagaaaaccttttaGAGGTATTAGCAACAAAGGTTTAGAGATTTCAACAGAACAGAGCTTATTACTGCATGATCAACAAATTTAATTTGCCTGTACCAGTAAAGAATGCAAGCTCTGCAACTGGGCCTTTTGAATAAAGAGCTGGCAAATGCAGTTTGGCCACTGTGCTAAGAATGAACTGAGTTAACATTAAGTGGTGCAAATATAAGAGCTGTAATACCTACAAACAGCCTTCACCCAAATCCTCAGCATAGTCTAAAAATCACCAAAACACAGTcagtaaaagaggaaaaaaatacatcactaAAGTCAAAAGCGTAGGTTTTGCTAGGCTATGAAATAGGAGtccattttctccttaaagaaagattaaaaaatagtcTCCTTACAGTTGTGTCAATTCTTAATAAACAGTTTGGATTCTAAAGGTCAAAGTACTGGATTATCTGGCAAAGTTCTCCTAGGAGGTTTGTTTCAAATTGAAAACATCtccagaaattaaataaaaactccTCTCGAAAAGGCAGTGAAGAACTAAATAAAAAACTGTCGACTTCCACTCTAACATCAAAATGTAACACCAAAAGAAGTCTCTCAGACTACTGTAGAACTTTTTATATATTGCAAGATCAAAGACTAGGCTTGCTTCAAGTCTTTCTAAAGGTAAAGACTATCTTGTTCAGATTTAATATGCCCAAGAAATAATAgagtaataaaacaaaaatcgTGAAACTTTTAACAAGACTTTTTGTAacccaaacaagaaaacacaccaTTAATTAGATAAAACAGTCTGGAGggggtccaaaggagggccataaagatgatcaaagggctggagagtCTGCcttatgaggaaagactgaaagagctaagtctcttctccctggagaagagaaggctccgtGGGGGCCACATCACAGTATTGCAGTACTTGAAGGGCAGCTACAGCGAGGACAGAGGCTTTCTCTTCACgaggagccacatggagaagacaaggggcaacaggtAGAAGTTGCACaaggagaggtttcatctcagtatcagaaagaaattgataacaatcattcactggaacaacctccccagcGACATGGTGgtgtccccatcactggaggttttcaagatgcgattggacagggtgctaggTGATCTCTTCTAGGTTGCCTTTCCCAGgaaaggttggaccagacaATCCtccaaggtcccttccaacctgggctgttctgtAATGATTCCGCGAACACTAGTACAATACAGACTGAATTTTATCGTTTCACCCGTAATATCAGAATCTGATTCAACTGTTCAGATGGGTCTAGATGCTTCTTTATGGTGTTTAACTCCCgctcagtgaaatgaaattagAGGGAGCTATGCCTGaaatctggggggaaaaaaattcactaaGAAAGACTGGAAACAAAATCTTCTAAGTTTTGCgttcttttaacaaaaatttaatCATTAGTTTCACAATTTAGTAATTTTAAtcaatattatttatttccccAAACAGGAGTGCACTCTTCTAGCAATGCGTCCATCATTAGAAGCTTTACACCAAATTGAGCTGGTACAAAGACCTTCCTGAGTGGTTACTCATTCTCAACCATCAAGCTGATAGTCCCCTGAATCTTTTACTGTATCCAGAAGTTTTCTGGTCAAATCCTGTATAACAAATCTAACTTTGTATGGCCCAAATAACAAGCTGCCCCCTCTCTTCCAAAAAAGCCTAGATTTTTCCCTCAACCCACCACTTGCTTTATACTTGTCAGCCACACCATCACTGTATTTGCCCTAAGTCAGAGGGCGATCtctgtccttcagagcaggCTTGCTAAGACAGCACATCCAAAGGAGGAGCACGAAGACAGGACCAGGTCTCAACTCTCTGCACTGCTTTAGCATCCTGAGCACTATACATTTACAGTCCTTACTTCACAACAAGCCCAAGACACAAACAtacagcacacacaaaaaccagGATAGgcactttctttaaagaagaaagtgtGGCATTCTTCAGAGCAAATAACTCTTAAGGTAGATGTTAATTCACTTTCACAAAGGCTACTATAAGCCAGCAGCCTTTTGTCCATTTTAAATTagcaggaaattaaaacaaggTGCACGTGCCTGCTGTCTCTATATGAGAAACTGGGTTTCTTAATATCAAGGTGCCAGAAAACAGTCAAAGACACTCCACAGGGTCACTGTGTATTACCACAGAATTATACTCAGAACCTGCATGCTTAAGATACCTATAGACAACTAGGAGGTAAAGGATGCTCTTCACATACTTCCACACTCCTGGTAGGTTACTGATAACCACCACTTCTTGTTCAAGAACTTTTTCATCAAAACTTGAGACTCTGCTGTTCACTGAAAGGCTCCTCTGCCTTCTGTTGATAACCACAGCAAAGtatcctttaaataaaataagcctATTACTGGTGTGAGTATTGCTCTTACAGGCAGAGATCTCCAACAAAGTCACATAACAACCACAGAGGAACCTCAAAAGACGAGTTTCAGACAACTGTCCAAAGGCACAGTGACAACTTGTTAAGATCATCCTCTACAAAGATGCTCATTAACTAGTACATATTTGGCATGGAAAGATTCTCTGCTCCACAAGTCAAATAATCACTGCTGGAGCAGTGTAAGACTAAGTCTAAGCAACAGAATTGGTAGCACTGGCAACGACATGATGGAACAATAACCCCAATTCAAAGGCCACACCTTTTTCTAGGGCATTAAAACACACAGTTCAGTTACTGTGAATTTAACAGGAGCTTTTACTACAGGAAGAAATTAGTATCTTAAGAATAGTTGATGTGTTAAGCTTCATTGCCCGCTGCAGGAGAATGGGAATTTACAACAACTCAAGAGGGTAAAACCAGAGTCTTCTGGGCAGAGATTCTCAATGTTTGGAAACCATCAGCCAGCTCTCAGATACTTTAGGTACTGAACCCAACAACTTGAAATTCGGTACCAGGTAAGTAATAACAATCAGACTCACAAAAACGCCTCCAAATGCAAGGAGCTGTAGCCCAGCAAAGCCTTCAGCTGCAAAGAGGACTGTGCCAGACATTCTGATACAAAAGCCAACTGGCTCCCTGTTCCCCCAAAGCAACATTCAGCATCAAAACCTAGCCACTGACAAACAACCCAGACCATTCCTGAACACTATGCTAAAGAGTTCACCCAGGAAGTAAGTTTTCAGTCAAACGTTTGGGCATCAATGCAAGCTTAAGGCAAACTAAGCACAGATCCCCGGACACGTTATAACCCTGAAGAAGCTGAACTGCCAGAAAACTCAGAGGTACCAAGAAAACAAGCCTGGAAGCATCAAACACCGAAGGAGAACGGCCAGGGTGACGAGCGATGAAACGCATCCACAGGGACGCTAAAGTAGCATGAAAACTACAGATGCTGCAGTGGAAGAGTTAATGCTCTTCCATTTGTCTCTTAGGACTATTTCTGAAGTATTCATTTACACGTCCAAAGGCCCGTTTCACTTCTAAAGCCTCCCGCTTAGGCTGGGAGAGCACCGCAAGACACAGCAAGACCGTGCCGGGAGTGCGCCCAAGCACGGCCACCCGGAGTAACGCTCGGGTTGTCACTTGCTTCTCCAAGGGGACTTTCAGGTTTGCATTCACAACGacaaaaatacaataaactGGGTTTTCTCAGCCCTGCTTTGACCCTGCTACCGACAAGCGGCTGCACGCCACAGCACGGCTGCCAAGAGGCCGGGCAAGCGCGGAGCCAGCGGCGAGTCACGCCGCGCTGCAGGGCCCGGGCTGCCCGCACCGGCACCACGCCGCCGGGAGCATCCGCAGGGACCTCACTCCTCAGGAAAACCGGCTGCCGGGCCGCTCGCCCCGCGGGCCTGCCCGCCCCGAGCCGCCCCCGGCGCCCGCTGAGGCGTCGCCTCCGCGCCTCGCCCCGCTGAGTAGGCGCCGCCGGCGTACCGGGCTGCGGCGGCCCCCCGGGCGCGGGGGGACTCCCGGGCTGCTTGCGCTCCTTCTGCGACTCCCTcttgccgccgccgccggcggcccTGCCGCCCAGGCCGGCTCTCCTGGCCGCCGCAGCCGCCTCGTCGCGCTTCTTGCGCTGCTGCTGGCGGCGCTCGGCCTCCCGCAGGATGTCGAAGGGGTCCGACTCGTCGTCCAGGAGCTGGTAGAAGCGGTTGGCGACGGCGCAGCCGAAGCTTTCCTGCATGACGGCAGCCACCTGGCTGCCCACCGTTCCCTTCATCATCGCCGTGGACGACTCCCCCCTTCCTCCCGGCGCTGCGGCGGCCACCGGGGCTGCCGCTGCGCAGGGCTGAACCAACGCGCACGGCGGCGGAAGAGCGACAGGCGAAcggccgccgcgccggccccggCTCAGCGCTACCCGGACCGCCGCACCATTGCCATTGCCGTTACCCCGCCCTTCGCCGAGCCACGACAGCCAATCGAGCTTCGGAGCTCCTAGCGGCCCCGCAGCCACCACCTATCAACGCCGCCGGGCCCACGCACCGCCAACAAGCGCGACCAATGCTAAATAATGGCAAGAGCGAGCAACCAATCCCGGCTTTACGCTCCGCCCCGCCCACGGCGTGCGGCTACGGCCAATTAGCGTGCAGCGCCAGCACGGTCAATAATGGACCACTGACCAATGCGGTGTGCTGCTCAGGGCGGTCGACCTGGTTAATTATTCAGGAGCTACGCATTATTCATGAGCCACTTCCGCCCGTCCCGGGCTGCCTGCCGCCCGCTGGCGGGCACGGCGCGGGTCGCGGCAGGCCCAGCGGGGCTACCAGCGGGGCTACAGCCCGGGCACTGCACTCGCCCATCGGTTCTTTGGCCACAACGATCGTAGGAGGCTGGCAGACGCATTTGTATGCATGTCTGGGTAGACTGTTCAGCAAGAGCTTATAATCTGATATCATCACGTAACTGTATCACCACGAGTTTTTTGATATAATCCATGTCCACTAATGAGTGACTTTAACGAAAGATGGAGCATGCTGGACTGGGAGCTCCAAGGCCAACTCCGCTTTAGGTGGCCAGCACACTTGCATAAACTAGCCTGGTATTCCCACAAAGTTTCTGAA
The nucleotide sequence above comes from Gymnogyps californianus isolate 813 chromosome Z, ASM1813914v2, whole genome shotgun sequence. Encoded proteins:
- the HABP4 gene encoding intracellular hyaluronan-binding protein 4 isoform X1; translated protein: MMKGTVGSQVAAVMQESFGCAVANRFYQLLDDESDPFDILREAERRQQQRKKRDEAAAAARRAGLGGRAAGGGGKRESQKERKQPGSPPAPGGPPQPGQKRAPKWGEQQGLNNKGAEVKQDKTEWRPSFRECRSYATGIQVEFTVEKNKNLTRNLLFRPIERLDRERRIRGRGGVRGGMRGRGRGGGINRSFDGFDQRGKREFERQSGNDKMGMKADDKKGEGGARDWGTVKDDTSGMEQTAPVEDTEERAEQPGASEGQPLNKVAEGEPMEEVVQEMTLDEWKNLQQQNRPKPEFNIRKPESTVPSKAVVIHKSKYSNDLQKEAFEDDSHVFRRPVNDITSQLDINFGSLPRPGRGSRGARGGRGRGRRVEEAGSRPEVVVQLVAPNPDDPEDFPALA
- the HABP4 gene encoding intracellular hyaluronan-binding protein 4 isoform X2 — encoded protein: MMKGTVGSQVAAVMQESFGCAVANRFYQLLDDESDPFDILREAERRQQQRKKRDEAAAAARRAGLGGRAAGGGGKRESQKERKQPGSPPAPGGPPQPGQKRAPKWGEQQGLNNKGAEVKQDKTEWRPSFRECRSYATGIQVEFTVEKPIERLDRERRIRGRGGVRGGMRGRGRGGGINRSFDGFDQRGKREFERQSGNDKMGMKADDKKGEGGARDWGTVKDDTSGMEQTAPVEDTEERAEQPGASEGQPLNKVAEGEPMEEVVQEMTLDEWKNLQQQNRPKPEFNIRKPESTVPSKAVVIHKSKYSNDLQKEAFEDDSHVFRRPVNDITSQLDINFGSLPRPGRGSRGARGGRGRGRRVEEAGSRPEVVVQLVAPNPDDPEDFPALA
- the HABP4 gene encoding intracellular hyaluronan-binding protein 4 isoform X3 translates to MMKGTVGSQVAAVMQESFGCAVANRFYQLLDDESDPFDILREAERRQQQRKKRDEAAAAARRAGLGGRAAGGGGKRESQKERKQPGSPPAPGGPPQPGQKRAPKWGEQQGLNNKGAEVKQDKTEWRPSFRECRSYATGIQVEFTVEKNKNLTRNLLFRPIERLDRERRIRGRGGVRGGMRGRGRGGGINRSFDGFDQRGKREFERQSGNDKIGMEQTAPVEDTEERAEQPGASEGQPLNKVAEGEPMEEVVQEMTLDEWKNLQQQNRPKPEFNIRKPESTVPSKAVVIHKSKYSNDLQKEAFEDDSHVFRRPVNDITSQLDINFGSLPRPGRGSRGARGGRGRGRRVEEAGSRPEVVVQLVAPNPDDPEDFPALA